GGAATTATCTGACAACGAGACACAAGGGTAGAAAGAATCGCATCCACACTAGAGGCAATTAAGATAATAGTAGCCCTCCCCGGTTCCTCCAGAGTTTTTAACAAAGCATTTCCCGCCGACTCCGCCATCAATTCCGCATCATCAATTACCACCACCGAGCGAGGCGCTTTCAGGGGTGGACGTGCTAAAAACTGACTAACTGCCCTGATTTGCTCAATTCTGATTTGGGGAGCATTTTTTCGCTTTAAACCCTGCTCCTGAGCCTGTGAGATGGTAATTAGTTCACCTTTATCAGTGTATGTAGGCTCTACCCAAAGAAAATCAGGATGATTTCCTGCCTGTATCTTTTGCACCATGGCACCATAATCATCCTCCGGGCGAATCATCAACATTTCCGCAAAACATCTCGCCCCGTAGGCTTTTCCCACCCCCTTCGCCCCTACAAACAAGTACGCAGGGGCAATGCGGTTAATGGCGATCGCCCTTTCTAACAATTCTACAGCTAATGGTTGTCCAATTAATTTCGCAAGAGGCTTCATGAGTAATTGATAATTGATAGTTGATAATTGATAATGAAAGGTAAACAATTTTTTGGTCAACATCGCATAATATCGAGTTTAGATCGACAGTGAAAATAAAAAAGTCTCCCGAACTCAGGTTATGATTAAGTTATACCAATAATTAAATTTTGACCATGCTGAAAAAAACCCTTGATGTCAATTTATTACAAAATGGTTTATCGGAGTTATTATCAGCTATTCACAATCAAGAAGAAATAACGTTAACCCGTGATGGTGTACCCTTGGCAAAAGTTTTACCTTTCCACGAGAAAAAGATAAATGAGAATGATAAACTATTAAAGCCCCGCATTGCTGGGGGTTGGGAAGGAGAAATTTGGATAGCGGATGATTTTGATGATGAATCTCCTGAAATTAACGCTATGTTTTATGAGCAAAACCAATGAAATTTTTGTTAGATACTCATATTCTCTTATGGTGGTTAGCAAATGAACCAAAATTATCGTCTCCAATAAGGGCAGTTATTAGTAACCCTGACAATAGCATTTTTGTTAGTGCGGCGACGGTATGGGAAATGTCTATTAAAAAGTCTTTGGGTAACTTGTCTGTACCGAATAACTTATTAGAAAAGTTAAAGGATAATAATTTTATAATTTTGGATATTACAGCCGAGCACGGATTAACGGTAACTGATTTGCCATTTTATCACAAAGATCCTTTTGACAGAATGTTAATTGCTCAAGCTACGATTGAGAGTTTAACCATAATCACTCTTGATACTAAGTTTTGTATTTATGATATACCTTTGCTTATTGACTAGCCTTTCAATTCTACTCTTGTAATTCCCCATTGCCTATTACCCATTCCCTATTCAAATGTCTTTACTTAGTGAATCTCTGAAAAAATACTTCGGTTATGACAGTTTTCGCCCAGGGCAAGAAAAAATAGTCCAAGATGCGATCGCCCATAAAGACCTTTTAGTTATCATGCCCACGGGGGGCGGAAAATCGCTCTGTTTCCAACTTCCTGCGCTCTTGAAGCAGGGTGTAACCATCGTTATATCCCCCCTCATATCCCTGATGCAAGACCAAGTTACAGCCCTACAGGATAACGGGATTGGGGCAACCTATCTTAATAGTACCCTTAATTACGAACAAACCAAAATCCGTCAACGGGATATTTTAGCAGGGAAAATAAAACTCCTTTACCTCGCCCCCGAAAGACTGGTTAGCGATACATTTCAACCTTTTTTAGTAACCCTTGCCCAAAAAATCGGCATTGCCGCCTTTGCCATCGATGAAGCCCATTGTATCTCGGAATGGGGGCATGATTTTCGCCAAGAATATCGCCAGATGAGATATTTACGCCAACAATTTCCCCAAGTGCCAATTACCGCCCTCACCGCTACCGCCACAGTCAGGGTGCAACGGGATATTATCGAACAGTTAAACCTCAGAAATCCTCAAATTCACCGTTTTAGTTTCAATCGTCAAAACCTTTACTACGAAGTGCAGGAAAAGGAAAGACGAGCCTATAATCAACTGCTCCATATTATTCGTTCCCATCAAGGTTCTGGTATAGTTTATTGTATCAGTCGCAAAAGTACCGAAGAAATTGCCGAAAGACTTGTCAAAGATGGGGTTTCTGCCCTCCCTTACCATGCCGGATTGAGTGATAAAGTGCGATCGCACTATCAAACCAGTTTTATCCGAGACGATGTACGTATAATGGTAGCTACCGTCGCCTTTGGCATGGGCATCAACAAACCCGATGTCCGTTTAGTGGTACATTACGACTTACCCCGCAACATAGAAAGCTATTATCAAGAGTCAGGGAGGGCAGGTAGAGACGGAGAAAAAGCTAACTGTATTCTCCTATATAGCCGTGGCGATAAACAAAAAATCCATTATTTCATCAGACAAAAAACCAATCCCCAAGAACAAAAAATTGCCTATGCCCAATTAGCAAAAGTCATCGAATATGCCGACACAAATTATTGTCGTCGTATCCCCCAATTAAGTTATTTTGGTGAAAAATTTAAAGGCGATTGTGGTAATTGTGATAACTGTCTAAACCCTAAACCCATAGAGGATTGGACTATCGAAGCACAAAAATTCTTGTCCTGTGTTTATCGTACTAATCAACGGTTTGGAATTAAACATATAATTGATGTTTTAAGAGGTTCAAGGGATAAAAAAATCTACGAATATGGACATCATTTATTATCCACCTATGGCATAGGAAAAGATCATACCACCGATGAATGGAAAAACCTAGCCACTTCCCTTGTTTATCAAAATTTAGTCAGACAAACCAACGATGGATTTAATATTCTTAAAATAAACGAGCAAAGTAAAAAAATCCTCAAAGGAGAAAAAAAAGTTTATATCGCCGTCAAGGGAAAAACCATCAAAAAAGTTACCAGAGATACTAACTCTCAAGCGCTAGAAGTAGAAATACTGCTTAATAAACTGAAAATGTTACGCAAAAAATTAGCCGACTTAGAAAACATTGCCCCCTATGTCATTTTCAATGACGCAACCCTTACCATCATGGCGCAAATGCAACCCGACACCAAAGCCAAATTTGCCCAACTGTCTGGGGTAAACGACTATAAATTAAACAAGTATGGAGATATATTTATCTCCGAAATTAGAACCTTTATCCAACAAAAACAACTGCCCTTCCAACTGCCCACCAATACCCAAATGAAAACCCTACGACTATATCAACAGGGGTTAAACATTGCTGACATTGCCAAGGAAAGAGGATTATCCGTCAGTAGTATCGTATCTCACCTCAGCGAATTGATCGAATTAAATCAACCTGTTACCATTGATAATCTCGT
The sequence above is a segment of the Cyanobacterium stanieri PCC 7202 genome. Coding sequences within it:
- a CDS encoding hypothetical protein (KEGG: npu:Npun_R6080 hypothetical protein~SPTR: Putative uncharacterized protein), giving the protein MLKKTLDVNLLQNGLSELLSAIHNQEEITLTRDGVPLAKVLPFHEKKINENDKLLKPRIAGGWEGEIWIADDFDDESPEINAMFYEQNQ
- a CDS encoding DNA polymerase III, delta prime subunit (PFAM: ATPase family associated with various cellular activities (AAA)~TIGRFAM: DNA polymerase III, delta' subunit~COGs: COG2812 DNA polymerase III gamma/tau subunits~InterPro IPR004622~KEGG: cyc:PCC7424_3164 DNA polymerase III subunit delta'~SPTR: DNA polymerase III, delta prime subunit;~TIGRFAM: DNA polymerase III, delta prime subunit) — encoded protein: MLTKKLFTFHYQLSTINYQLLMKPLAKLIGQPLAVELLERAIAINRIAPAYLFVGAKGVGKAYGARCFAEMLMIRPEDDYGAMVQKIQAGNHPDFLWVEPTYTDKGELITISQAQEQGLKRKNAPQIRIEQIRAVSQFLARPPLKAPRSVVVIDDAELMAESAGNALLKTLEEPGRATIILIASSVDAILSTLVSRCQIIPFSRLTEDDVAYVLQRQNAGDVLQYPQLIKLAQGSPGKAMGDRTKLLEIPSDLLSRLSQLPLGAIEGFHLAKEISESLELETQLWLADYLQSVYWDKQRDMEIIESLERVKGALKSYVQPRLVWDCFYLSVLPV
- a CDS encoding PilT protein domain protein (PFAM: PIN domain~COGs: COG3744 conserved hypothetical protein~InterPro IPR002716~KEGG: npu:Npun_R6079 PilT domain-containing protein~PFAM: PilT protein domain protein~SPTR: PilT protein domain protein), with amino-acid sequence MKFLLDTHILLWWLANEPKLSSPIRAVISNPDNSIFVSAATVWEMSIKKSLGNLSVPNNLLEKLKDNNFIILDITAEHGLTVTDLPFYHKDPFDRMLIAQATIESLTIITLDTKFCIYDIPLLID
- a CDS encoding ATP-dependent DNA helicase RecQ (PFAM: Helicase conserved C-terminal domain; RQC domain; HRDC domain; DEAD/DEAH box helicase~TIGRFAM: ATP-dependent DNA helicase RecQ; ATP-dependent DNA helicase, RecQ family~COGs: COG0514 Superfamily II DNA helicase~InterProIPR011545:IPR001650:IPR018982:IPR002121:IPR 014021:IPR006293:IPR018329:IPR014001~KEGG: cyc:PCC7424_1427 ATP-dependent DNA helicase RecQ~PFAM: RQC domain; DEAD/DEAH box helicase domain protein; helicase domain protein; HRDC domain protein~SMART: helicase domain protein; DEAD-like helicase ; HRDC domain protein~SPTR: ATP-dependent DNA helicase RecQ;~TIGRFAM: ATP-dependent DNA helicase RecQ; ATP-dependent DNA helicase, RecQ family); the encoded protein is MSLLSESLKKYFGYDSFRPGQEKIVQDAIAHKDLLVIMPTGGGKSLCFQLPALLKQGVTIVISPLISLMQDQVTALQDNGIGATYLNSTLNYEQTKIRQRDILAGKIKLLYLAPERLVSDTFQPFLVTLAQKIGIAAFAIDEAHCISEWGHDFRQEYRQMRYLRQQFPQVPITALTATATVRVQRDIIEQLNLRNPQIHRFSFNRQNLYYEVQEKERRAYNQLLHIIRSHQGSGIVYCISRKSTEEIAERLVKDGVSALPYHAGLSDKVRSHYQTSFIRDDVRIMVATVAFGMGINKPDVRLVVHYDLPRNIESYYQESGRAGRDGEKANCILLYSRGDKQKIHYFIRQKTNPQEQKIAYAQLAKVIEYADTNYCRRIPQLSYFGEKFKGDCGNCDNCLNPKPIEDWTIEAQKFLSCVYRTNQRFGIKHIIDVLRGSRDKKIYEYGHHLLSTYGIGKDHTTDEWKNLATSLVYQNLVRQTNDGFNILKINEQSKKILKGEKKVYIAVKGKTIKKVTRDTNSQALEVEILLNKLKMLRKKLADLENIAPYVIFNDATLTIMAQMQPDTKAKFAQLSGVNDYKLNKYGDIFISEIRTFIQQKQLPFQLPTNTQMKTLRLYQQGLNIADIAKERGLSVSSIVSHLSELIELNQPVTIDNLVKAEKQKVILNTLKIIGNKKLKEIKERLPDEYTYDEIKLVRAWFKRIDNEQWTMDN